The Phycisphaerales bacterium AB-hyl4 genome contains a region encoding:
- a CDS encoding efflux RND transporter permease subunit produces MIWNFCIRRPVLTIVIFLVAAIFGGYGYVQMPVQENPDVDFPIISVNVVLPGAAPGVIESEIIEPLESEINTIEGLRFLTSTAREQVATITAEFQLWRDIDVAAQDVRDAVERARNDLPTDAEAPIVRKLELGAQAIMWVALTGDERWDDVRLTEYADREVKQRLETLRGVGQIQIGGERKYAVRIRLDPELLAAHRMTVQDVVEKIQANNVDIPSGRVEGGQREFLIQTRGQFDSAEPFNDLIVAYRNGSPVRLSDVGEAVDGVEEDRQVARFSGEVTVGLGIVKQADANTVELARSIRERMAELEGSFSPGLEYHIATDASEFVEENIRDLMTTIALATGLVVLVVLAFLRSGRGTLIVLVSIPTSLLIGMAIISTLGFSINVLTMLGLILVIGIVIDDAIVVLERCYQHMEEGAEAEPAARVGTTEVAFPAIANTLSLGAVFLPVAFTGGLIGRFFMEFGLTVAATVFASTFVALTLTPVLCSRLLRVPESHGRVFRWSEQAFGALDRHYQWMLGNAFKHRGLTVLVGLAAFAVGIWAVSNIPSEFAPEEDRAAFMIVFETPQGSTLRETDVLARQIEAILAETPEVRHQFLAIGLAQGGPGRPNSGLAFVTLTPRHERDVHQVQVMQNMREKFDALPAGRAFVMELSPGGVGGSPVEVVIQHPDLETLAVQQDAVMQWMQSRPDLFVGVRTNLELNNPQVDVNIDRDKASEMDVSVADISNTMRYLFGMPTISNIERDAERYDVITDVVGRGAVAPEVLRNLYVRGPEGALIAMDNLVTLEETIGPSEIHRYNRMRAATISANNPPGVTLGEAISELEAYLESELPAGAQYEMAGTSQLFAESFYYLGIAVVLSIVFIYLVLSAQFESFIYPLTILMSLPLATVGAFGGLWLFGLSLNINAFIGLIMLMGLVTKNAILLVDYTNVLINRGMQPIPAAQEAAKVRFRPVLMTAISTVLGMMPIALGYGAGGEARMPLGVTVAVGLAASTFLTLLVIPVVYTLIDQVQTAVLNLFRSASEEDEYAIEPDVAEASA; encoded by the coding sequence TTGATCTGGAACTTTTGCATTCGTCGACCCGTGCTGACGATCGTCATCTTTCTGGTGGCGGCGATCTTCGGCGGCTATGGCTACGTTCAAATGCCGGTTCAGGAGAACCCGGACGTCGACTTTCCGATTATCTCGGTCAACGTCGTGCTGCCGGGCGCGGCGCCGGGCGTGATTGAGTCGGAGATCATCGAGCCGTTGGAGTCGGAGATCAACACGATCGAAGGCTTGCGGTTTTTGACGTCGACGGCTCGCGAGCAGGTGGCGACGATCACGGCTGAGTTTCAGTTGTGGCGGGATATCGACGTGGCGGCGCAGGATGTGCGCGATGCGGTCGAGCGGGCGCGCAATGACCTGCCGACGGATGCGGAAGCGCCGATTGTCCGCAAGCTGGAGCTTGGGGCGCAGGCGATCATGTGGGTGGCGCTCACCGGCGATGAGCGGTGGGACGATGTGCGATTGACCGAGTACGCCGACCGGGAGGTGAAGCAGCGGCTGGAGACGTTGCGCGGCGTGGGTCAGATTCAGATCGGCGGCGAGCGGAAGTACGCGGTACGCATACGACTGGACCCGGAGTTGCTGGCGGCCCACCGGATGACGGTGCAGGACGTGGTGGAGAAGATCCAGGCGAACAACGTGGACATTCCGTCGGGGCGTGTGGAAGGCGGTCAGCGCGAGTTTCTGATTCAGACGCGGGGGCAGTTCGACAGTGCCGAGCCGTTTAACGATTTGATCGTGGCGTATCGCAACGGTTCGCCGGTGCGGTTGTCGGACGTGGGTGAAGCGGTTGATGGCGTCGAGGAAGACCGGCAGGTGGCCCGCTTCTCGGGCGAGGTGACGGTGGGGCTGGGGATCGTGAAGCAGGCGGACGCGAACACGGTGGAGCTTGCGCGGTCGATTCGCGAACGGATGGCGGAGCTTGAAGGCTCGTTTTCGCCGGGCCTGGAGTATCACATCGCGACGGACGCGTCGGAGTTTGTGGAAGAAAACATTCGCGACCTGATGACGACGATCGCGCTGGCGACGGGGCTGGTGGTGTTGGTGGTGCTGGCGTTTTTGCGCAGCGGCCGGGGGACGTTGATCGTGCTGGTGTCGATTCCGACGTCGCTGTTGATCGGCATGGCGATCATCAGCACGCTTGGCTTCAGCATCAATGTGTTGACGATGTTGGGGTTGATCCTGGTGATCGGCATTGTGATTGACGACGCGATCGTGGTGCTCGAGCGTTGCTATCAGCATATGGAAGAAGGCGCGGAGGCCGAGCCCGCGGCGCGGGTGGGGACGACGGAGGTGGCGTTCCCGGCGATTGCGAACACGCTTTCGCTGGGGGCGGTGTTTTTGCCGGTGGCGTTTACGGGCGGGTTGATCGGGCGGTTTTTCATGGAGTTTGGTTTGACGGTGGCGGCGACGGTGTTCGCGTCGACGTTTGTGGCGTTGACGTTGACGCCGGTGTTGTGCTCGCGGCTGTTGCGCGTGCCGGAGTCGCATGGCCGAGTGTTTCGCTGGTCGGAGCAGGCGTTTGGTGCATTGGATCGGCATTACCAGTGGATGCTGGGCAATGCGTTCAAGCATCGGGGTTTGACGGTGCTGGTGGGGTTGGCTGCGTTTGCGGTGGGCATCTGGGCGGTGTCGAACATTCCGTCGGAGTTTGCGCCGGAGGAGGACCGGGCGGCGTTCATGATTGTTTTTGAGACGCCGCAGGGTTCGACGCTGCGTGAGACGGATGTGCTTGCGCGGCAGATCGAGGCGATTCTTGCGGAGACGCCTGAGGTGCGTCACCAGTTTCTGGCGATCGGTTTGGCGCAGGGCGGGCCGGGTCGGCCGAACTCGGGTCTGGCGTTTGTGACGTTGACGCCGCGGCATGAGCGTGACGTTCATCAGGTTCAGGTGATGCAGAACATGCGTGAGAAGTTTGACGCGTTGCCTGCGGGGCGTGCGTTTGTGATGGAGTTATCGCCTGGCGGGGTTGGTGGTTCGCCGGTGGAGGTGGTGATTCAGCATCCGGATCTGGAGACGTTGGCGGTTCAGCAGGACGCGGTGATGCAGTGGATGCAGTCACGGCCGGATCTGTTTGTGGGTGTGCGGACGAATCTGGAGCTGAACAATCCGCAGGTGGATGTGAACATCGACCGCGACAAGGCGTCGGAGATGGATGTGTCGGTGGCGGACATTTCGAACACGATGCGATACCTGTTCGGCATGCCGACGATCTCGAATATTGAGCGGGATGCGGAGCGGTACGACGTGATCACGGACGTGGTGGGGCGTGGTGCGGTGGCGCCGGAGGTGTTGCGTAATCTTTATGTGCGCGGGCCGGAGGGGGCGCTGATCGCGATGGACAATCTGGTGACGTTGGAAGAGACGATCGGCCCGAGTGAAATTCATCGGTACAACCGGATGCGGGCGGCGACGATCTCGGCGAACAATCCGCCGGGCGTGACGCTGGGCGAGGCGATCAGCGAGTTGGAAGCTTATCTGGAGTCGGAGTTGCCAGCGGGGGCGCAGTATGAGATGGCGGGCACGTCGCAGTTGTTCGCGGAGTCTTTTTACTACCTGGGCATCGCGGTTGTGCTGTCGATCGTGTTTATTTACCTGGTGTTGTCGGCGCAGTTCGAGTCGTTTATCTATCCGCTGACGATTCTGATGTCGCTGCCTTTGGCGACGGTGGGCGCGTTCGGCGGGCTGTGGCTGTTCGGGCTGTCGCTTAACATCAACGCGTTCATCGGGCTGATCATGCTGATGGGACTGGTGACGAAGAACGCGATTCTGCTGGTGGACTATACGAACGTGTTGATCAACCGCGGCATGCAGCCGATCCCGGCGGCGCAGGAGGCGGCGAAGGTGCGGTTCCGTCCGGTGCTGATGACGGCGATCTCGACGGTGCTGGGCATGATGCCGATCGCGCTGGGCTACGGCGCGGGCGGCGAGGCGCGGATGCCGCTGGGTGTGACGGTGGCCGTCGGTCTCGCGGCGTCGACGTTTCTCACGCTGCTGGTGATCCCGGTGGTTTATACGCTCATCGACCAGGTGCAGACAGCGGTGCTGAACCTGTTCCGCAGCGCAAGCGAAGAAGACGAGTACGCGATTGAGCCTGACGTTGCGGAGGCCTCGGCATGA